The following coding sequences are from one Arachis hypogaea cultivar Tifrunner chromosome 7, arahy.Tifrunner.gnm2.J5K5, whole genome shotgun sequence window:
- the LOC112702474 gene encoding protein FAR-RED ELONGATED HYPOCOTYL 3, protein MAVEKYSVTCDKRLANLIWADEASRVDYQYFGDVLAFDSTYKKNKYKRPVVIFSGTNNHKKTTIFGFGLLVDESVGAYRWMLETLMEIMCVKKPAVVVTDGDKAMIKAVSEVLPSATYRLCAWHVEKNVTSNVKDVELRGLFKRWLYAEMGKEDFESEWDRAASVYGLREKQWSCHMYDKKHMWASPYLRDKFCAGYRTTSRCEGINAHVNKFSKSTHTIYELVQSLEMVAREYRYRELQLQFQSINSVSIMTTCLTNIERHAATVYTREVLRDVKNEIEGVGALNQINKRRILTTMVYTVEEYENPNVQITTSYGRSTRKVSCQCNLWSKHGYPYKHMFFVLKAGHLKEIPDTLILRRWRADAKTPEHYTETWGDVTEYGVIFRHGALHSASQWLFFFLDTKVGLVPDGYAWNSVFM, encoded by the coding sequence ATGGCGGTGGAAAAATATAGTGTGACCTGTGATAAGAGGCTAGCGAATCTGATTTGGGCTGACGAAGCTAGCAGAGTAGATTACCAATACTTTGGTGATGTGTTAGCCTTTGATTCAACATACAAGAAAAACAAATACAAGAGACCGGTTGTCATTTTTTCTGGAACAAACAATCACAAGAAGACTACcatctttgggtttgggttgttGGTTGATGAAAGTGTTGGTGCCTATAGGTGGATGTTGGAGACATTGATGGAGATCATGTGTGTTAAGAAGCCGGCTGTTGTTGTCACTGACGGAGACAAGGCTATGATAAAAGCAGTTTCTGAGGTGCTTCCATCTGCGACCTATCGCTTGTGTGCATGGCATGTAGAGAAAAACGTCACATCTAATGTAAAGGATGTCGAATTACGTGGCTTGTTCAAGAGATGGCTGTATGCAGAAATGGGGAAAGAGGACTTCGAATCTGAATGGGACCGTGCTGCTTCTGTGTATGGGCTACGCGAAAAGCAATGGTCATGCCATATGTATGATAAAAAGCATATGTGGGCAAGTCCTTATTTGCGTGACAAGTTTTGCGCGGGGTATAGGACGACATCTAGGTGCGAAGGCATTAACGCACATGTGAACAAGTTCTCCAAGTCCACCCATACAATTTACGAGTTGGTTCAGAGCTTGGAGATGGTCGCCCGCGAATACCGGTATAGGGAGTTACAGCTCCAGTTTCAGTCCATCAACTCGGTCTCGATTATGACAACATGCCTGACAAATATTGAGAGGCATGCCGCTACGGTCTACACAAGAGAAGTGCTTCGGGATGTGAAGAATGAGATTGAAGGGGTCGGTGCATTGAACCAGATTAACAAAAGGAGGATACTTACCACAATGGTATACACCGTTGAGGAGTACGAGAATCCTAATGTGCAGATAACAACGTCCTATGGTCGCTCGACTAGGAAAGTCAGTTGTCAATGTAACTTATGGAGTAAGCATGGATATCCTTATAAGCACATGTTCTTTGTTTTGAAAGCTGGGCACCTTAAGGAAATACCTGACACCCTTATTCTGAGGAGGTGGCGAGCTGATGCAAAAACGCCTGAACATTACACGGAGACTTGGGGCGACGTTACAGAATACGGTGTTATCTTCCGTCATGGGGCACTTCATTCCGCATCGCAgtggctgtttttttttttggacacaaAGGTTGGCCTTGTTCCAGATGGCTATGCGTGGAATTCAGTCTTTATGTAA
- the LOC112701135 gene encoding blue copper protein 1a-like, whose protein sequence is MGLSRLSMLVVIATIFLPSIAIATEFIVGDDQGWRQGFDYNSWAASKVFRVGDTLEFKYGVGEHNVYKVDGSSFQSCTVPTNSTPMTSGDDHILLATEGKKWYICGVAGHCSAGQKLVITVLPNLSPAPAPAGPSLSAPSAPAPVGFVPAPAPIEQGPWSMKNKNKRTFKRFFQHY, encoded by the exons ATGGGTCTTAGTCGTCTCAGCATGCTTGTGGTGATTGCAACCATCTTCCTTCCTTCCATTGCTATTGCAACTGAATTTATTGTTGGGGATGATCAAGGATGGAGACAAGGCTTTGACTACAATTCTTGGGCAGCAAGCAAGGTCTTCCGTGTTGGAGACACACTTG AGTTCAAGTATGGTGTTGGAGAACACAATGTGTACAAGGTGGATGGAAGTTCATTCCAGAGCTGTACGGTACCAACAAACAGTACACCAATGACAAGTGGAGATGACCATATCTTGTTGGCAACTGAAGGAAAAAAATGGTACATTTGTGGTGTAGCTGGTCACTGCTCTGCTGGCCAAAAACTCGTTATTACAGTTTTGCCAAACTTGTCTCCAGCACCAGCTCCAGCTGGACCATCACTTTCTGCACCGAGTGCACCTGCACCTGTAGGATTTGTGCCTGCACCTGCTCCTATTGAACAGGGTCCGTGGTCCATGAAGAACAAGAATAAGAGGACATTTAAAAGATTCTTTCAGCATTATTGA
- the LOC112701134 gene encoding blue copper protein 1b-like, producing the protein MALSGYSNVIMIVIVTFFSPCIAMGTEYVVGDHHGWATGFDYNIWAADKVFKVGDSLVFRYEVGQHNVYRVNATAFQNCTVPSNHSEALRSGNDVIVLASPGQKWYLCGVGEHCTTGQKLAITVVPSTISSSPSPRLLPSPFLVLALLRASAIAAGDLRPKFDHSMRDNIGETEGGTDGHVMFLQTNL; encoded by the exons ATGGCTCTTAGTGGCTACAGTAATGTAATTATGATTGTTATAGTCACATTTTTTTCCCCTTGCATTGCTATGGGCACTGAATATGTAGTTGGAGATCATCATGGATGGGCAACAGGCTTTGATTACAACATTTGGGCTGCAGATAAAGTCTTCAAAGTTGGAGACTCACTTG TATTCAGATATGAAGTTGGGCAACACAATGTGTACAGAGTAAATGCAACAGCGTTCCAGAACTGCACCGTGCCTTCAAATCACAGCGAGGCACTGAGGAGTGGGAATGATGTTATTGTGTTGGCAAGTCCAGGGCAAAAATGGTATCTATGTGGTGTTGGCGAGCACTGCACCACAGGGCAAAAGCTTGCGATTACAGTAGTGCCTAGCACAATATCTTCATCACCTTCACCT CGCCTTTTGCCCTCTCCCTTCCTCGTCCTCGCTCTGCTCCGCGCCTCCGCCATTGCTGCCGGTGACTTGCGTCCCAAG TTTGATCATAGTATGAGGGATAACATTGGTGAAACTGAAGGTGGAACTGATGGACATGTAATGTTCCTCCAAACAAATCTGTAA